The following proteins are encoded in a genomic region of Hirundo rustica isolate bHirRus1 chromosome 3, bHirRus1.pri.v3, whole genome shotgun sequence:
- the PPP4R3B gene encoding serine/threonine-protein phosphatase 4 regulatory subunit 3B isoform X2 — MSDTRRRVKVYTLNEDRQWDDRGTGHVSSSYVERLKGMSLLVRAESDGSLLLESKINPNTAYQKQQDTLIVWSEAENYDLALSFQEKAGCDEIWEKICQVQGKDPSVEVTQDLIESEEEHIEEMPETSPLIDLPTCELNKLEEIADLVTSVLSSPIRREKLALALENEGYIKKLLQLFQVCENLENTEGLHHLYEIIRGILFLNKATLFEVMFSDECIMDVVGCLEYDPSLAQPKRHREFLTKTAKFKEVIPITDSELRQKIHQTYRVQYIQDIILPTPSVFEENFLSTLTSFIFFNKVEIVSMLQEDEKFLSEVFAQLTDEATDDDKRCELVNFFKEFCAFSQTLQPQNRDAFFKTLAKLGILPALEIVMGMDDLQVRSAATDIFSYLVEFSPSMVREFVMQEAQQSDDDILLINVVIEQMICDTDPELGGAVQLMGLLRTLIDPENMLATANKTEKSEFLNFFYNHCMHVLTAPLLANTSEDKCEKDAVVGSTKSNTICPDNYQTAQLLALILELLTFCVEHHTYHIKNYIMNKDLLRRVLVLMNSKHTFLALCALRFMRRIIGLKDEFYNRYITKGNLFEPVINALLDNGTRYNLLNSAVVELFEFIRVEDIKSLIAHIVENFYNALESIEYVQTFKGLKTKYEQEKDRQSQKLNSNRFRRDARALEEDEEMWFNEDEEEEGEAVVPPVEKSKQEDDFPDSYEKFMETKKAKESEDKENLPKRTSAGGFKFTFSHSASPANGANGANSKSVAAQTSPASSNGSSSKNTALSPAVPAPKGSLVGLVDYPDDEDDDEEEETSPRKRPRLGS, encoded by the exons GACACCCTGATTGTTTGGTCAGAAGCAGAGAACTATGATTTAGCACTGAGTTTTCAAGAAAAAGCTGGCTGTGAtgaaatttgggagaaaatctGCCAG GTTCAGGGTAAGGATCCTTCGGTGGAAGTCACGCAGGACCTTATTGAGTCAGAAGAGGAACACATAGAGGAAATGCCTGAAACCAGTCCTCTGATTGACCTTCCTACTTGTGAACTCAACAAACTTGAAGAGATTGCTGACCTAGTTACCTCTGTTCTTTCCTCACCCATCCGTAGGGAAAAGCTGGCATTGGCCCTGGAGAATGAAGGCTACATTAAaaaactgctgcagcttttccaagTTTGCGAGAATTTAGAGAACACCGAAGGCTTGCATCATTTGTATGAAATTATTAGAGGGATTTTGTTCCTCAACAAAGCAACTCTTTTTGAGGTGATGTTCTCTGACGAGTGTATTATGGATGTGGTCGGATGCCTCGAGTATGATCCTTCTTTGGCTCAGCCAAAACGGCACAGGGAGTTCTTGaccaaaacagcaaaatttaaGGAGGTTATTCCTATTACAGACTCTGAACTCAGGCAAAAAATCCACCAGACTTACAGGGTACAGTATATTCAGGATATCATCTTGCCAACACCATCTGTTTTTgaagagaattttctttctaccctcacttcctttattttcttcaacaaGGTTGAGATTGTCAGTATGTTGCAG GAAGACGAGAAGTTTTTATCAGAAGTTTTTGCACAATTGACAGATGAAGCTACAGATGACGATAAACGGTGTGAACTG GTGAACTTTTTCAAGGAATTCTGCGCCTTTTCTCAGACGTTACAACCTCAGAACAGAGATGCTTTTTTCAAAACTTTGGCAAAGTTGGGAATTCTTCCAGCTCTTGAAATTGTAATG GGAATGGATGATCTGCAAGTTAGATCTGCTGCTACAGATATATTTTCTTACCTAGTAGAATTTAGCCCATCCATGGTCCGAGAATTTGTGATGCAAGAGGCCCAGCAGAGCGATGAT GACATCCTTCTCATCAATGTAGTCATTGAGCAGATGATTTGTGACACAGATCCAGAGCTTGGGGGAGCTGTTCAGTTAATGGGGCTGCTGAGAACTCTGATTGACCCAGAGAATATGCTGGCCACAGCCAAT aaaacagaaaagagtgaatttctcaatttcttctaCAACCATTGTATGCACGTTCTCACTGCACCACTTCTGGCCAATACATCAGAGGATAAATGTGAAAAAG ATGCAGTAGTTGGATCCACTAAGAGTAATACAATTTGTCCTG ATAATTACCAAACAGCACAACTACTTGCCTTAATTTTGGAGCTGCTTACTTTTTGTGTGGAACACCACACATACCACATCAAGAATTACATTATGAACAAAGATTTGCTAAGAAGAGTACTGGTCTTGATGAATTCAAAACACACCTTTCTGGCCTTGT GTGCTCTTCGCTTTATGAGGAGGATAATCGGCCTGAAAGATGAATTTTATAACCGTTACATCACCAAGGGAAACCTCTTTGAGCCAGTTATCAACGCCCTGCTGGATAATGGCACTCGGTACAACCTGCTCAACTCTGCTGTGGTTGAGCTGTTCGAGTTCATCAGAGTG GAAGATATTAAGTCCCTTATTGCACATATAGTTGAAAACTTCTATAATGCACTTGAATCTATTGAGTATGTTCAGACATTCAAGGGACTGAAGACAAAATATGAGCAGGAAAAAGATCGACAAAGCCAGAAGCTGAACAG CAATAGATTCCGCAGGGATGCCAGAGCCTTGGAGGAGGATGAAGAAATGTGGTTCAATgaagatgaagaggaagaaggcGAAGCTGTTGTCCCTCCAGTTGAGAAGTCAAAACAGGAGGATGATTTTCCAGACAGCTATGAAAAATTTATGGAAACTAAAAAAG CTAAGGAGAGTGAAGACAAAGAGAATCTTCCAAAAAGGACTTCAGCTGGTGGATTCAAATTCACTTTTTCCCACTCAGCCAGCCCAGCCAACGGTGCGAATGGTGCAAACAGCAAATCCGTGGCAGCTCAGACATCACCAGCAAGCTCCAACGGCTCCTCCTCCAAGAATACAGCCCTGAGCCCAGCGGTGCCGGCCCCCAAG GGAAGTCTAGTTGGATTAGTGGATTATCCTGATGATGAAGACGACGATGAAGAGGAGGAGACATCTCCAAGGAAAAGGCCTCGTCTGGGTTcataa
- the PPP4R3B gene encoding serine/threonine-protein phosphatase 4 regulatory subunit 3B isoform X1, with the protein MSDTRRRVKVYTLNEDRQWDDRGTGHVSSSYVERLKGMSLLVRAESDGSLLLESKINPNTAYQKQQDTLIVWSEAENYDLALSFQEKAGCDEIWEKICQVQGKDPSVEVTQDLIESEEEHIEEMPETSPLIDLPTCELNKLEEIADLVTSVLSSPIRREKLALALENEGYIKKLLQLFQVCENLENTEGLHHLYEIIRGILFLNKATLFEVMFSDECIMDVVGCLEYDPSLAQPKRHREFLTKTAKFKEVIPITDSELRQKIHQTYRVQYIQDIILPTPSVFEENFLSTLTSFIFFNKVEIVSMLQEDEKFLSEVFAQLTDEATDDDKRCELVNFFKEFCAFSQTLQPQNRDAFFKTLAKLGILPALEIVMGMDDLQVRSAATDIFSYLVEFSPSMVREFVMQEAQQSDDDILLINVVIEQMICDTDPELGGAVQLMGLLRTLIDPENMLATANKTEKSEFLNFFYNHCMHVLTAPLLANTSEDKCEKDAVVGSTKSNTICPDNYQTAQLLALILELLTFCVEHHTYHIKNYIMNKDLLRRVLVLMNSKHTFLALCALRFMRRIIGLKDEFYNRYITKGNLFEPVINALLDNGTRYNLLNSAVVELFEFIRVEDIKSLIAHIVENFYNALESIEYVQTFKGLKTKYEQEKDRQSQKLNSVPSILRSNRFRRDARALEEDEEMWFNEDEEEEGEAVVPPVEKSKQEDDFPDSYEKFMETKKAKESEDKENLPKRTSAGGFKFTFSHSASPANGANGANSKSVAAQTSPASSNGSSSKNTALSPAVPAPKGSLVGLVDYPDDEDDDEEEETSPRKRPRLGS; encoded by the exons GACACCCTGATTGTTTGGTCAGAAGCAGAGAACTATGATTTAGCACTGAGTTTTCAAGAAAAAGCTGGCTGTGAtgaaatttgggagaaaatctGCCAG GTTCAGGGTAAGGATCCTTCGGTGGAAGTCACGCAGGACCTTATTGAGTCAGAAGAGGAACACATAGAGGAAATGCCTGAAACCAGTCCTCTGATTGACCTTCCTACTTGTGAACTCAACAAACTTGAAGAGATTGCTGACCTAGTTACCTCTGTTCTTTCCTCACCCATCCGTAGGGAAAAGCTGGCATTGGCCCTGGAGAATGAAGGCTACATTAAaaaactgctgcagcttttccaagTTTGCGAGAATTTAGAGAACACCGAAGGCTTGCATCATTTGTATGAAATTATTAGAGGGATTTTGTTCCTCAACAAAGCAACTCTTTTTGAGGTGATGTTCTCTGACGAGTGTATTATGGATGTGGTCGGATGCCTCGAGTATGATCCTTCTTTGGCTCAGCCAAAACGGCACAGGGAGTTCTTGaccaaaacagcaaaatttaaGGAGGTTATTCCTATTACAGACTCTGAACTCAGGCAAAAAATCCACCAGACTTACAGGGTACAGTATATTCAGGATATCATCTTGCCAACACCATCTGTTTTTgaagagaattttctttctaccctcacttcctttattttcttcaacaaGGTTGAGATTGTCAGTATGTTGCAG GAAGACGAGAAGTTTTTATCAGAAGTTTTTGCACAATTGACAGATGAAGCTACAGATGACGATAAACGGTGTGAACTG GTGAACTTTTTCAAGGAATTCTGCGCCTTTTCTCAGACGTTACAACCTCAGAACAGAGATGCTTTTTTCAAAACTTTGGCAAAGTTGGGAATTCTTCCAGCTCTTGAAATTGTAATG GGAATGGATGATCTGCAAGTTAGATCTGCTGCTACAGATATATTTTCTTACCTAGTAGAATTTAGCCCATCCATGGTCCGAGAATTTGTGATGCAAGAGGCCCAGCAGAGCGATGAT GACATCCTTCTCATCAATGTAGTCATTGAGCAGATGATTTGTGACACAGATCCAGAGCTTGGGGGAGCTGTTCAGTTAATGGGGCTGCTGAGAACTCTGATTGACCCAGAGAATATGCTGGCCACAGCCAAT aaaacagaaaagagtgaatttctcaatttcttctaCAACCATTGTATGCACGTTCTCACTGCACCACTTCTGGCCAATACATCAGAGGATAAATGTGAAAAAG ATGCAGTAGTTGGATCCACTAAGAGTAATACAATTTGTCCTG ATAATTACCAAACAGCACAACTACTTGCCTTAATTTTGGAGCTGCTTACTTTTTGTGTGGAACACCACACATACCACATCAAGAATTACATTATGAACAAAGATTTGCTAAGAAGAGTACTGGTCTTGATGAATTCAAAACACACCTTTCTGGCCTTGT GTGCTCTTCGCTTTATGAGGAGGATAATCGGCCTGAAAGATGAATTTTATAACCGTTACATCACCAAGGGAAACCTCTTTGAGCCAGTTATCAACGCCCTGCTGGATAATGGCACTCGGTACAACCTGCTCAACTCTGCTGTGGTTGAGCTGTTCGAGTTCATCAGAGTG GAAGATATTAAGTCCCTTATTGCACATATAGTTGAAAACTTCTATAATGCACTTGAATCTATTGAGTATGTTCAGACATTCAAGGGACTGAAGACAAAATATGAGCAGGAAAAAGATCGACAAAGCCAGAAGCTGAACAG TGTCCCATCCATATTGCGTAGCAATAGATTCCGCAGGGATGCCAGAGCCTTGGAGGAGGATGAAGAAATGTGGTTCAATgaagatgaagaggaagaaggcGAAGCTGTTGTCCCTCCAGTTGAGAAGTCAAAACAGGAGGATGATTTTCCAGACAGCTATGAAAAATTTATGGAAACTAAAAAAG CTAAGGAGAGTGAAGACAAAGAGAATCTTCCAAAAAGGACTTCAGCTGGTGGATTCAAATTCACTTTTTCCCACTCAGCCAGCCCAGCCAACGGTGCGAATGGTGCAAACAGCAAATCCGTGGCAGCTCAGACATCACCAGCAAGCTCCAACGGCTCCTCCTCCAAGAATACAGCCCTGAGCCCAGCGGTGCCGGCCCCCAAG GGAAGTCTAGTTGGATTAGTGGATTATCCTGATGATGAAGACGACGATGAAGAGGAGGAGACATCTCCAAGGAAAAGGCCTCGTCTGGGTTcataa
- the PPP4R3B gene encoding serine/threonine-protein phosphatase 4 regulatory subunit 3B isoform X3, whose translation MSDTRRRVKVYTLNEDRQWDDRGTGHVSSSYVERLKGMSLLVRAESDGSLLLESKINPNTAYQKQQDTLIVWSEAENYDLALSFQEKAGCDEIWEKICQVQGKDPSVEVTQDLIESEEEHIEEMPETSPLIDLPTCELNKLEEIADLVTSVLSSPIRREKLALALENEGYIKKLLQLFQVCENLENTEGLHHLYEIIRGILFLNKATLFEVMFSDECIMDVVGCLEYDPSLAQPKRHREFLTKTAKFKEVIPITDSELRQKIHQTYRVQYIQDIILPTPSVFEENFLSTLTSFIFFNKVEIVSMLQEDEKFLSEVFAQLTDEATDDDKRCELVNFFKEFCAFSQTLQPQNRDAFFKTLAKLGILPALEIVMGMDDLQVRSAATDIFSYLVEFSPSMVREFVMQEAQQSDDDILLINVVIEQMICDTDPELGGAVQLMGLLRTLIDPENMLATANKTEKSEFLNFFYNHCMHVLTAPLLANTSEDKCEKDAVVGSTKSNTICPDNYQTAQLLALILELLTFCVEHHTYHIKNYIMNKDLLRRVLVLMNSKHTFLALCALRFMRRIIGLKDEFYNRYITKGNLFEPVINALLDNGTRYNLLNSAVVELFEFIRVEDIKSLIAHIVENFYNALESIEYVQTFKGLKTKYEQEKDRQSQKLNSVPSILRSNRFRRDARALEEDEEMWFNEDEEEEGEAVVPPVEKSKQEDDFPDSYEKFMETKKASPANGANGANSKSVAAQTSPASSNGSSSKNTALSPAVPAPKGSLVGLVDYPDDEDDDEEEETSPRKRPRLGS comes from the exons GACACCCTGATTGTTTGGTCAGAAGCAGAGAACTATGATTTAGCACTGAGTTTTCAAGAAAAAGCTGGCTGTGAtgaaatttgggagaaaatctGCCAG GTTCAGGGTAAGGATCCTTCGGTGGAAGTCACGCAGGACCTTATTGAGTCAGAAGAGGAACACATAGAGGAAATGCCTGAAACCAGTCCTCTGATTGACCTTCCTACTTGTGAACTCAACAAACTTGAAGAGATTGCTGACCTAGTTACCTCTGTTCTTTCCTCACCCATCCGTAGGGAAAAGCTGGCATTGGCCCTGGAGAATGAAGGCTACATTAAaaaactgctgcagcttttccaagTTTGCGAGAATTTAGAGAACACCGAAGGCTTGCATCATTTGTATGAAATTATTAGAGGGATTTTGTTCCTCAACAAAGCAACTCTTTTTGAGGTGATGTTCTCTGACGAGTGTATTATGGATGTGGTCGGATGCCTCGAGTATGATCCTTCTTTGGCTCAGCCAAAACGGCACAGGGAGTTCTTGaccaaaacagcaaaatttaaGGAGGTTATTCCTATTACAGACTCTGAACTCAGGCAAAAAATCCACCAGACTTACAGGGTACAGTATATTCAGGATATCATCTTGCCAACACCATCTGTTTTTgaagagaattttctttctaccctcacttcctttattttcttcaacaaGGTTGAGATTGTCAGTATGTTGCAG GAAGACGAGAAGTTTTTATCAGAAGTTTTTGCACAATTGACAGATGAAGCTACAGATGACGATAAACGGTGTGAACTG GTGAACTTTTTCAAGGAATTCTGCGCCTTTTCTCAGACGTTACAACCTCAGAACAGAGATGCTTTTTTCAAAACTTTGGCAAAGTTGGGAATTCTTCCAGCTCTTGAAATTGTAATG GGAATGGATGATCTGCAAGTTAGATCTGCTGCTACAGATATATTTTCTTACCTAGTAGAATTTAGCCCATCCATGGTCCGAGAATTTGTGATGCAAGAGGCCCAGCAGAGCGATGAT GACATCCTTCTCATCAATGTAGTCATTGAGCAGATGATTTGTGACACAGATCCAGAGCTTGGGGGAGCTGTTCAGTTAATGGGGCTGCTGAGAACTCTGATTGACCCAGAGAATATGCTGGCCACAGCCAAT aaaacagaaaagagtgaatttctcaatttcttctaCAACCATTGTATGCACGTTCTCACTGCACCACTTCTGGCCAATACATCAGAGGATAAATGTGAAAAAG ATGCAGTAGTTGGATCCACTAAGAGTAATACAATTTGTCCTG ATAATTACCAAACAGCACAACTACTTGCCTTAATTTTGGAGCTGCTTACTTTTTGTGTGGAACACCACACATACCACATCAAGAATTACATTATGAACAAAGATTTGCTAAGAAGAGTACTGGTCTTGATGAATTCAAAACACACCTTTCTGGCCTTGT GTGCTCTTCGCTTTATGAGGAGGATAATCGGCCTGAAAGATGAATTTTATAACCGTTACATCACCAAGGGAAACCTCTTTGAGCCAGTTATCAACGCCCTGCTGGATAATGGCACTCGGTACAACCTGCTCAACTCTGCTGTGGTTGAGCTGTTCGAGTTCATCAGAGTG GAAGATATTAAGTCCCTTATTGCACATATAGTTGAAAACTTCTATAATGCACTTGAATCTATTGAGTATGTTCAGACATTCAAGGGACTGAAGACAAAATATGAGCAGGAAAAAGATCGACAAAGCCAGAAGCTGAACAG TGTCCCATCCATATTGCGTAGCAATAGATTCCGCAGGGATGCCAGAGCCTTGGAGGAGGATGAAGAAATGTGGTTCAATgaagatgaagaggaagaaggcGAAGCTGTTGTCCCTCCAGTTGAGAAGTCAAAACAGGAGGATGATTTTCCAGACAGCTATGAAAAATTTATGGAAACTAAAAAAG CCAGCCCAGCCAACGGTGCGAATGGTGCAAACAGCAAATCCGTGGCAGCTCAGACATCACCAGCAAGCTCCAACGGCTCCTCCTCCAAGAATACAGCCCTGAGCCCAGCGGTGCCGGCCCCCAAG GGAAGTCTAGTTGGATTAGTGGATTATCCTGATGATGAAGACGACGATGAAGAGGAGGAGACATCTCCAAGGAAAAGGCCTCGTCTGGGTTcataa